GTGAAATTCAACCACATGGTGATGAGATGAAACTTTAGGAGCCCAGACTTTACAGCATCTGACTTCTGAGTCAAACAGGAACTGACAGAATTAATCTATCACCATCCAACAGTTGTGCCAGGGGATGTTGGAAATTTTCGAAAGTAAATCTGCTggaatagaaaatattttggatCTTTGAGCTGCTTGGCTTTTTAACAAATATGTTACGGGAAAGGAGTATATAAAGACAGACAGGACTACTGACCATTGCCTTAATGTTAACAGGCTAATCATAAACTAATAATGTGTGTGGTCTTCTCTGTGTTAAATTTAGAGTGCAGACTGTGCTTGTATGCACAGGAGTGTGTGGGAGCCCATAATTTGTTTTAGGGCACGGTGCACGAAGGTGCATCTGCTTAACGACTGTAAAGACAGCATCGGTATTTGGTGCATATTCATTCCCTGCGTAACTTGGGCTGACTTTAATAATGCTGTTAATATTTCCTCAgctttacaaaaacaaaaacattatttttggcTCCACACTGCCTCCCCAGCCTGTCAAGAGAGCTGTAACTGttggaagaaaaaaaggcaAGCCAAACGGGCAGACATATGGAAGAAAACGATAGGATATCAGAATATATATCTTGGCACGCAGACCAGCAGAGAAGAGCTCTGTCTTAAACTCTTATCAGTGAAGGAACATGAGTCCGGAACAGTGACCATGACCCTTAGCGCTCTAGAGGAAAGCTGGGATACTGGAGGTCAGGAAGTGTAGAAAGGAGAGGAGGAACATGTAGAGCGAGAGTGGAGAAATGGAAAGAAGCAGAGAGGAAAAGTCAGTTGGTGCATTCCTCTCCAGCTGTTTCCCCCCTCATCTACCATCCCCTTTCTGTAAGAAGCACTTCCAAACTGAGGCCTGCCTGGTGTATGCAACATCTTCTCTCTTTAGTATGCACTCAGAAATTGGGTCAGCTTTGATGAATTGATGAAAAACATCAAAGTGTGGGCGGAAGAGCAAAAGGATGTGACGGCCCTCCAAAGAAAGCAGACTACCGCGGGTTTTTTATTGGTTTGTCAGACAAAACACAAACCAGGCAACCTTTGGCCCTGTCTGTGAAAATATAGCTCATGGTCTATAGActctgtgttggtgtgtatatGCCACACTTGGGAGGCTTAGGAGGTCCTTCTTTCTCCACAGATGGAACCCAAGGAGCTCCACGTCTGGAGTTTCCTTTCATCAAGCAAGGACCAGCAGATTGACGATACTCTGAGAGTCAACTTCAGCTAATGAGGAGCAGACGCCAAGCCTGTCAGCAGCTCCGCACCACTGCCAAAGCTCACCAGAACACACCACTTAAAAGTCAGGACTCACCACTTCAAAGCCGCTTTAAAGCCTGTTGCTTTGGTATCAAATCAAAAATAAGAGATTGGTTTCTTCTATACAAACCATCCTACCCATGAAAAAAATTAGGCTTCACACCAGAATAAACACCAGCACAAACATGTAAGAAGTGGCTGGGTTTGGCACTTTGAGTCTTCAGTCGTGCCCCAATATGGTGCCAAACGGTCCAGTATGTGATTGCATAAAACTATAACATTAGGTCCTGGctgtgttttcatttgtttggcGTCCACGTGCACTATATGTACTCCCCATATGTTCCCACTGAACTCTTGTTGTTAGAGATACTCTAATTGGGTTTCCAAAGTGTTTGCagatgtgtgcgtgtgagtgcagTGGAACAGGCAGAGGGGAGAAATGGGAGTGGGAGAGATTCCAGTGCAAGGTCATAAAAAAATCGCACGGACGCCTTAATCTACAAGGCTGTGCTCTCATTCTTCCTTTTAACATGTTCTAGGGATTGGTTGTCACAGACATGCACGTTATGCAGCACTTGCTATAAAAGTTGAGTTGAGCTTTATTTTAATGGACAAAATATTGTAGAAAAGGCTAGTTAAAAAGGAAAACTATTCATAGGAAAAATGGATTGTGTTCCtgtggtacaaaaaaaaaaaaacaagggatGGGGTGCTTTAGAAAAGCATTTGGAAtctttctctaaaaaaaaaaaaaccttgtaaTGTGATACAAGGACTTCAGTGTTGTGCAAACTGTTGGAAAGTGTGTATGTACACTACTTGTCTACTACGAAATGTAGGAAAACAGCCTAAGTTAAATTTTCCTGTGCTTTCTGGGTAATGTAGTCCACCAGAAATGTGGCAACATGTGCCAACCACTGACAAACGACCTGGTACAGTTGGAGCAACAGTGACTTTGCCAGGATTTTGTAATCACCAAGGGAGTCTCTGTGAAAGCACTTTTCATTGAAACGCCAGTAACAATTTCCATGTTTGCGTTTGGCCCCCTGTTCAGAGGCAGTGCAAAGGCAGTTATGTGCTGGGCAAAGTGGTTTTTGAGTTGAAGGTGATGTGGCGTAATAGTGCTTCCATGGTCTCATGCCCTGCTGGTTTCCCAAATAATTAAAGATATTCGTGTCTTAGCCCTTCTgaggtgattaaaaaaaaaaaaaaaactctctacAACTGGACAAGTTTGTTAACACAGAAAACGAGAACGAAATAAAGAGACAAAGAGGGGCTGAATGGTGGAGAGGGTATGTTCTGGGGAATGTCTTGGTCTGTCTCCAGTGATTTGGTTTCCAGACTCCAAATGGTCTTCTGTCCTCACTTTGACATGAAGGGAAAAACAGCCAATGATTTTGCAATTCTTGACTGCCTCTCCTTGTGGCAAGCGAAAACCTCACCGCATAACACTTCCGGTCTATACGAAGACAAAGAGAATTCTACAAGAAAAGATTCTCAGTGGGAATTGTGTATGGGGTGAACATGTCCAGTTATAAacttctggtttaaaaaaaccaGCATCAGAATGAGGGAAAAAGAGGCACAGAGCCTTTGCATGGCTGCTCTCAGCACGTGGTTTATGTTTGTGGGCGCGACGTCTGCTGTTTGAGGCTGCTGCTGCAAACAgcgtgtgtaagtgtatgtgagTTGAAGCTGGTGGAAACTCGGCGCCGCCATCGTAACATGAACCGAGAACAGAGTAGTTAACCCTTAAgttctgtattttaaatgtgaaataatgctagagattattttccaacagtGCTTGGTTcaattcaaacaaaacaaaggtaACTTTAATCTTTTATGTACATTTACCTCATCATGAACATTTACCTTGGTCATCAGGATGCCCAAACATGTGAAATGATTTTGTGAAACTGGTATTTGATATACTGGATGTGATATACtggtatttaaaatatttttatcaaGAATCAACCACTCAATGTTGCATTGTTAAGTGATAATGATAAACATGACAGATTAAAGCAGCCTATcagagtatactgtatatgagaaGAAAATTATGGGCTGTGGAAATTGATGAAAAGCAAGATGTACTTACTATGCAGTAGCCCACCAGCGCTCCTTGTACAAAGCCAGCGAGCACGTCAGTGGGATGGTGCTTATGGTCTGAAACACGAGACAGACCGGTGTAGAAGGCCATCATCAGAAGCGTGAACTGGACCAGTGGCCTCAGGAGACGAGCTCCACGCCACGTAAACCGAGACTGCAGGTAGAACTGGAggaagagacagaaggagagaagagagagagaagccttCACATTAAAATAGGGCTGTATTTTAATGTTAGTAGATGTTTTCAATACAGTACGTGTCGGTTTGAAATTAGAAAGCCTCAAGCCGGCAGAGGAAGTACAGCAATTGCCTGACTGTTTCTAATAAATAATTCTCTCACACAGCTGTACAAACAGAAGAGGAAGCAACCCACACATACTCAGATTAAACaaatactacactatactacaaaCTCTTTCCAAAATACCAAATGAGCCTTCTTCGCTAAGGAGGCTTGTAGCACGTGTACGAACTTTTCCAACTGTTCATGTGTCAACGTAGCATCGTAGACGTCTACCTGGATGTTCTTCGTCATCAATAGTCTCCTTGACCCAAAAACCTTGAGAAAGAATGCATTTTCTGGGAACAGGAAGGCCCTCTGGATCAAGAACACACCAGCAGTCAGATGAGAGCCATAGTTAATGAGGAAGTGGCATCTAGGGGTCAGTAACTGGATGACGCAGGGGGCAATAAAAGACCCCAGAAGACAGATCTCACAGAGGGGCAAATGTAAACACCGTTCATTTCCTGCATTCACCATCCAAAGGCTGCACATCTATCAGTGGCATAAAAAAGAACAATTTCCCTTGTGCCAATTTCCCTTTCCCATGGAGGTGAACTGTTAACTAACTCCCATCACACCCACACCATATCAGACAAAGAGTGAAGCCCAAAGTgtcagacaaaacaaacaatagcaCGGGAACATTAAGATTGCCAGCTAAGGTGCGGACGAGGTCAGTTTTGTCTTCCTGAACGATTTGCCGTTCACATCGCTGCTATTGTATGTGTACCAGAAGGAAAGGATCCCTCCCTACGGATGTTTGGAAATGGAGTTTCCTCACTGCTTCTAGTTCTCCGGTCAGGTCAGGATGGGTGGAGCTCGCTGCTCACCGCTAGCCAGACAGTAACCCATtagctaaaaataaaaccttttttgttcattttttttatccacataTAACATATACAGTAGCTGCAAAGATTCCACAAGTTTCACCTCCACCTAACGCAATACACGATCATTTTACATACTGAAAACGGCCAACACATCAGCTAATCAGGTCTGTTAATCCcccattcacaaacagctcacaGCAAAATGGTGATAAAAAGCTAAATGTGATTGCGCATGTGTGTGGGCATGTGTTCTAGACACTAACCCTCACTCAGTGTGTCGCAGACAGATTAGATTAATAGGCACAAAGCTATTATCCAGTCATGTTAAAGCATGAAACAGccaaacacatacagtattacTGCATCCTGACTCAGCAAATGGGGAAGAAACTCAATCCAGTCTCGCTTTCTTGGACTGTCTGCCAGCTTTTCTTCCAAATAAAAGTCACCAGCCtttttaaaggaaagaaaatgggTCTCTCTAAAAGGCCAGCGATAGACCACTGTTCAATatgaaactcttttttttttaatttacactgAACAACCGAGAACATCTTTTATTCCAGGCAAAAAAGCAGCATTTATTGGATTTGATCAAAGTCTTATGTGAACAGTTTTTATTGCTTTAAATGGTTCTATGTACCTACTTCCATTAGCGAGCATGTGATTTCTCATAAACACCAAATATCTCAAGTTTATAAACCCACAAGTTTGACTGACGCTTTATTGTATGTTGTTGCTCGTACAATCCGCCCTGTTCCGTTTGCAGCCAGGGAAAACCGAGGGATATTCTAACTTAAACCTCGGAGTTATTTTAACTGCTGACTTGCGGATACTCGCCATTCCTTTTGCTAAAACAAACAGTAGTATCCATATaggaattaaaaacaaacacataaataaagcaTCTGAACACATTCTCATGGAAAACGAACAGGACGTTCTCGGGCCAAAGAACTGCGGCCTGTGGAGAATTTGTCATAGAGTGACTCATTAGTGCCAGGTCATAAAACTGACAAAACAAGGACTAAACTCTTTGAGAGCATCCAGTTATGAAGAGAAAACTTTACTTGTGGTGGGATAAAATGCCCTTTCTTTGTCAAAGACTTTCAATTGCTTAAGGATTAGGTATCAAAGCAGAGCCTGGTCATAAAAGACTATGAAGGCTATATGTTGCGTCATGTCATTCAGAGTATAAAATGTACTGCAAAtcaacacaattaaacaaaatgcacaatAGTAGTTAAGCTAATCTTCTCGTCACATGACATGTAAAATGATGGGAGAGCTCTCATTTACGCTATTCCTCTCTCACCCACTCTTCCCTTCTGGCTATCATTACGAATGCTACACAATGCCTGGAATGCTCTTGATTTCACTCTGAACATAAACAACTgaccacaaaacaaacaagtcaACCAAACCCTTGGGATAGTACACACCATGAACAGATTagcatacacacagacacacaggagaaGAATGTGACACCATCCAACTACCCCAAACCACATCTAATGGTAAAGCTGAACTTATAAAACTGTATGTCAAGCACAACTATCAAACAACAGCAATTAGTTCCAAAATAAGCACATGCAGGAAAcaaaatggtggtggtggtgggtgggtgggggtgggggggggggggggttggctgAGGATTAGTTAAGCCACGATTTAGACATAGCGGAGTGACGCGTCTAGACCTGGAGACGAAGATTCTGGGACATTAAGGACCACAGCATCCCTGCAGGGCAACATGCAGTCTCTCTCGGCTAGTTGATAACAGAGTGTGCTTGAAGAAACACTCTTCCGAGCTCAGATAGAGCCCTTAGCTATCAAAGTTCTGATAAAGTCAATGTGGTGAGGACgtcaagacacacacacacacacacacacacacacacacacacacacacacatacagcagtGTTCAGGGCCCTTGATCTCCTAAAACCCATCAGGAGCTGGGTGTGGATGGAAGACAAAGTGTGTCCTGATACTCTTATCCCAGGGTGaggtgtaacacacacacatactcatacTAAGCTGAGACATAACACACTCATCCAGGAGATAACATGCTTTCTCTTCCTAGGATTCTCTTACCATGCATGCATTCCCTGCAGGCAAGTGGATCACACGATGTGATACACCATGTAGGGGTGGTGTGGGGGAGTCTGGCTGGCCCAATGGAAAAGAGAACAGTGTATTTTTAAACTGCTAGTAATTCCTTGGACTCCACACATAGCCATGAACAAGGCCATGCAACCATATAGTAAATATTTGGGCCTATTGGTAGAATATTCCTCTCCATTTTGGGGAGAGACCAGGTGAAGTGCAaaaataagtaaagagagtaGATTTGCTAAACAAAAGACCAAAGAGAGGGTGGGGTTTTTCTCCAGTGTTATGgtagtttcttttcttttttttcataatgCCATGcaatctttttgttttgttctctaAGGCAGGCAGCACACAGCCAGGGTTCTCCACATTTTCATCTGAGGTCAGCCTTAAAAAAAGTAACATGGTGAGCCAGGATCTTTTTTTGACGTGACTCCAACACTGGAAGTAATGACCAAAAGCAAGCACCTCAAAGGTCATCACTCTGCAAATTCACCCCTTGGTCAGTCTCTAAGAGTGTCTACAGTGTCCCATCATTTCCTAACTCTACTAGCTGGCTTGTGTGGTTTGGGCACTACATGGATGCCTCAAACCAAAACCCAAGACTTGAGCGGCTAGAGCTTAGCGAAAGACTAGACGAATACAGAAATCCCCACAGACTGCTGCCTCGAGTCAGCCATCAATCATCACGCTAGTTAACGTCATTTAGATGATGTTTAAAGTTCCTGAAAAATcctatggaaaaaaaagttgGCCAGGAAACCTAGGCTTCAAGCATCTCATTCCTGACTGGCTTGGCAAGAAAATGAATTAGCAATGTATGTTAAGACAGTTAAGGCATGTTAAGACAATACCATTAAATATGATGCATTAACTATTACCCAATAGACAGAGGGGATTTCTTGTTCTGTGGAAATAGCAGATGTAAATAGGATGGAAAGAGTGACAGTGAGAGATGGAGTCATTAATCACTGTGTCTCCCATGGAGTAGAACTCAACAGGAGAGAAGGAATAAATAAGGGTGGTTTATGATTTGAAGTTATCAACTCTATCATTCCGTACTGTCAACTGTAATCCCAACTGCCTTCAGTCATTCACTTatcttcagtaatcactttatcctgatccctatctcagggaacatggggcacaaggcaggggacaccctggacagggtgccaacccatcgcagggcacaatcacacacattcacacactatgactAATTTgcactaggggaggaaaccagagtacccagaggaaacccctgaagcaagGGTTACTGTATATGGCCATAGATTTATGTGTATCAGACATTCAAATGTGTGGAGTTTTTTAGTCTTAGGATGTGTAAGTATTATGAACATTCAACCAGAAAAATGCATTCTGACAGCCCTAATTCACATGCTCTGTTGGATATTAATTGCCATGGTTTCTTGGATATTAAATTCTTGCAGTGAGAGTCCATGCACTATGCACTTGGCCTCTACTTAGCGCTTAATTACTTTGCTAAAACTGCACTAGATGAAAAGCCAATCACTTCTGTCATGAAACACTGTCAGTTCTGTGAGGCCCACAAAGCTGTCAAAGTTGCACATTAATTTAATGACTGCTCGGGGTGTATTAAGGTGATTGCTGTCTGAGTTAAAACAGCTTCACCCTATTGGCCCtctggccacacacacacacacacacacacacacacacacacactgtcccagGGTCTCACTAACACGGAGTTGGCGGCGCTCCTGCCACGTTCtgccctctctcacactcccactTAATCTTTCCGAACTCTGGGAAAGAACAGCTGGCCACATTCATTAGCGAACAGGACCCTCGGCCCCCACACTTCATCTGCCCTACCTCAGTGCTCTCTAGGCTgcagctgagagagagggaggaggcgGTGGTGTGGCATCCAGAGGGAAATGCCTGAGTGAGAAAAAAGGGAAATcgagaaagaggaaaaacaagGTGGGCCCAAGACCTGAGGTAAGACTAATAGAATAGGTTTGAAAGCAGGAAACCGGTTTGATCTACAATGTGGAAACGTGAAAACGCTTAAGCAGGAAGTGAATGGGTGGGGTGTTCAGACTGGCGGGACATCTAATTAGCAGAACACACTCTAAATACTGTCTTTCAACCGGTGCCAACAAGCAAGAGAGGTAAAGGGGAAAAtagaagtaaaaaaagagaggagagaagagtgaCAGGGAATCAAAAAGGAGTGAAGAGTGTAAGAGAGATAGTTACTGATAAAGGAGCAGAGGACGTCTATGCAGCTGCAAAACTAAGAACAGCTGGATTATTCAAGCACAAGATGATCAACGAAAATGAGTTTCGGTGTGAGACACCTATAGGGTTCAACAGATGAAATTGAAATCACCccaaacacaacaaaaccagccatggagcaggaaaacaggtcagtgtgtgtatgtgtgcgtgtatgtatgtgtccATGCTTGTGTGGTTTTGTAATATACTTACAGCTAGATACAGCATGGTGTACATTGAAAATGAGGCATGTCCAGAGAAGAAGGATTTcctaaaaagacaaaaagtaaaaagcacatgtaATCCTAAAATTAATGACAGAAATATCCTAATATTCAACTCATAGTGTGCTGTTCTAGTTTATCATTCTGTTTGCTTGCCActcagcctacaatgtatgtctttggactgggggaggaaaccggagtacctggaggaaacccctgaagcactggGAGAGCATGcgaactctgcacacacagagtgtggcgggaattgaaccctcaaccctggagttTTCAGGCAAATGTAAAAGTGCTAACCACTtttatctgtctgcctgtccccTGACACTTCAGTTTTGCAGCTCACATGTTGAGAAGTGCTGCTCAAAATCCATACTACACCACGTTTGATTCAACTGAGTCATCTTCTCACAGCAGTCACACTCTGTTAGTACTTGCTTTGAAAGAGGCCAACTTTTGCTTGTTTTGATTGACACTTAAGTGTAATTACTGTGTTCACACCTGCCCAAACAAACCACATGAAGGGAGTAAAGACACCAAGGCTTGACTAAAACAGATGACTAAATACTGCATATGAGAAGACCTTGGGTTGACATATGTGAATGGAACAATGAACGTAACTGGAagtgagcaggtgtgtgtcactgactgactgagtgagtgagtataaccgtgtgtgtctgcgtgcatgcgtgtgtgtgtgtgtgcgtgtgtgtttgtgtgtgtgtgtgtgtgtgtgaatgaactTATGAACTATATAACTCACCTCGCCTCCTGCACCTTGCTGGGGTCGCCCAAGCACACATAGTTGGTGATGTAGCCATCAGAGCAGTTGATGTGTGAGTAGTTCGGCTGGCACACGTGAAGAAAGTGTGGCCTCATGCGCCCCACAGACACCTTGGCGATGTCTGTGAATGACTGGCTGACTGCGCAGCCGAAGATGAACACGCCTACCTGCCGGTAAAGGGCAGAGATGTAGGGGTTTCCTACAAACGAGTGTGAGCCCTGCTTCAGGTAACGGATCCTATAGCATTCGCCAATCACAATCTGCAGAGAAACATGAGATAGTTACTGAcatttgctttaataaataaataaataaataaataaatatccagtTGGATATTGAAATCAGTATCAAAAATTCATAATGGTCAGGTCTTAGACATGCATAGTGGTACATGCAAATGAAATTAGTGGAGAATGCACACTTATgagatgtgtgtctgtgtgtgtgagagagagaaagagagagagagagagaaactgagagagagtgagatgagTGAAGGGAACAGGAGAACAGGTTTATGAGTACGGGCATGACCTGCCTCTCCTGTAAGTGATGACATTTAGTGATGGTAATTATATGGAGTGGAATTTAGGGTGACCTTATCATAAAGTGGCAGCTGTGGATTATGAGTTTTTGAAAAGTTATCGGCTGAATTTGGAGTTTACagactcatgtaaacacactgagcCACTTATCACAAAGTGGCTAATTGTTCTATCCCTAATTTTCTGTCTCTATCTTATTCTGTCTCTGTCAGTTTTAAGTCTATTTCACATTCTAATGGAAAAACCTGCGAAGAGATGCTCTCTCCGGCCAAAACCAATGGAACAGGCTTTTTCATCCAGCCATTTTAAGCATATTTTGAAAACAGAgggggaaataaaaactgaatgaaaaagcctagatttaattttaaagttggtctatcaataaataataaatgcagaaaaatgtaatggaaaaatgtaatgtttttttaatggaaacattTAAATGGAAACATACAGTAGGTCTCATGTTTCACTGCTATATTTCTAAACAAAAACATGGCCAATTAGGGAACTCATGCACTGTTTGAACAGAcagacatttcttcagtttaattAGCAAAAGCAACATCAAACGTAACAGCAGGATAAAACAATTACTGATGATGAATGAGGATGAacataaaatgtcaaatcttCTTTTGGGCAAATGAGAAAAAATAGGCACATAAATTTGGTATTATAGTCTT
The sequence above is drawn from the Ictalurus punctatus breed USDA103 chromosome 25, Coco_2.0, whole genome shotgun sequence genome and encodes:
- the plpp3 gene encoding phospholipid phosphatase 3 isoform X1, producing MQSYMYDKAMAPETRNGGTSTFNNNGTGTTRRKLLIVLDIICLLLAVLPFLLIETSMIEPYQRGFYCSDQSIRYPYKNGDTISDAVLSLVGILIAIVSIVIGECYRIRYLKQGSHSFVGNPYISALYRQVGVFIFGCAVSQSFTDIAKVSVGRMRPHFLHVCQPNYSHINCSDGYITNYVCLGDPSKVQEARKSFFSGHASFSMYTMLYLAFYLQSRFTWRGARLLRPLVQFTLLMMAFYTGLSRVSDHKHHPTDVLAGFVQGALVGYCIVFYVSDLFKPKEKTVSPPPSPIKKELLPSADIIDRNNHHNMV
- the plpp3 gene encoding phospholipid phosphatase 3 isoform X2; this encodes MQSYMYDKAMAPETRNGGTSTFNNNGTGTTRRKLLIVLDIICLLLVMLPSMVLHKSSIQPYQRGFYCTDDSIRYAFKNSTVPSSVLMAVGVLLPLASIVIGECYRIRYLKQGSHSFVGNPYISALYRQVGVFIFGCAVSQSFTDIAKVSVGRMRPHFLHVCQPNYSHINCSDGYITNYVCLGDPSKVQEARKSFFSGHASFSMYTMLYLAFYLQSRFTWRGARLLRPLVQFTLLMMAFYTGLSRVSDHKHHPTDVLAGFVQGALVGYCIVFYVSDLFKPKEKTVSPPPSPIKKELLPSADIIDRNNHHNMV